In one window of Denticeps clupeoides chromosome 2, fDenClu1.1, whole genome shotgun sequence DNA:
- the LOC114784848 gene encoding fibrillin-2-like isoform X1: MAFSMVWAMTGFLMVLCVKELNSLLSHISMDTSMKHLLHKRGVSSALLQFVIEVEIIAPDNVTEEQVKSSVNASSFPLRNSSEILSVDITTFCASNGSVLQCRCQQQFFWGADVCSRYGVCDQISGGACTCINGISADGHFCQSDVDECAVQPSICGPNSNCTNTILSYNCSCLNGFNVKIPGFSINNVNNTCQDIDECAVIPSVCGPNSNCTNTIGSYNCSCLNGFSVTSPGFSINVSNTCQDVNECAVIPSVCGPNSNCTNTIGSYTCSCLNGFSVTSPDFSINVNNMCQDLNECAVIPSVCGPNSYCTNTIGSYNCSCLNGFSVTSPDFSLNVNNTCQDVNECAVIPSVCGPNSNCTNTIGSYNCSCLNGFSVTSPDFSINNINNTCQDVNECAVIPSVCGPNSNCTNTIGSYNCSCLNGFSVTSPDFSINNVNNTCQDVNECAVIPSVCGPNSNCTNTIGSYTCSCLNGFSVTSPDFSINVNNMCQDVNECAVIPSVCGPNSNCTNTIGSYNCSCLNGFSVTSPDFSINNINNTCQDVNECAVIPSVCGPNSNCTNTIGSYNCSCLNGFSVTSPDFSINNINNTCQDVNECAVIPSVCGPNSNCTNTIGSYNCSCLNGFSVTSPGFSINVNNTCQDVNECAVIPSVCGPNSSCTNTIGSYNCSCLNGFSVTWPDFSINNVNNMCQDVNECAVISSVCGPNSNCTNTIGSYNCSCLNGFSVTSPDFSINVNNMCQDVNECAVIPSVCGPNSNCTNTIGSYNCSCLNGFSVTSPDFSINNINNTCQDVNECAVIPSVCGPNSNCTNTIGSYNCSCLNGFSVTSPDFSINVNNTCQDVNECAVIPSVCGPNSNCTNTIGSYNCSCLNGFSVTWPDFSINNVNNMCQDVNECAVIPSVCGPNSNCTNTIGSYNCSCLNGFSVTSPDFSINVNNMCQDVNECAVIPSVCGPNSNCTNTIGSYNCSCLNGFSVTLPDFSINNINNTCQDVNECAVIPSVCGPNSNCTNTIGSYNCSCLNGFSVTSPDFSINVNNTCQDVNECAVIPSVCGPNSNCTNTIGSYNCSCLNGFSVTWPDFSINNVNNMCQDVNECAVIPSVCGPNSNCTNTIGSYNCSCLNGFSVTLPDFSINNVNNTCQDVNECAVIPSVCGPNSHCTNTIGSYTCSCLNGFSVTSPDFSINVNNMCQDVNECAVIPSVCGPNSNCTNTIGSYTCSCLNGFSVTSPGFSINNVNNMCQANPTQAPTTSITSTTPSYISINMQLTISEDFDMDLNDVGTSKYKTYANDIIKAVEESYKNHAGYSPGTAKVIGFRAGSVVADISVKTSSTTYLMSANEGVAQNLIKDGYNLPDNPLAVSEQINLRTTNGSIYPEQILTLRCPTAMPSNWTVNGKPIQATPDKYEINGDVLTVKAVGITDNARYACQSAMDSVPLFQWQAVGDIKPLPNIQIYATTQLSCDIRTIELQCCAESGYEVEWRSFNTSAGQCVTYGYPISVDKCSNDTYSESFVCQLKDGSLKDFAYSSSPVTLKIFSRDEKFTCNDDAYGVGEKGDTINAPCQPNTTGSRTAVCTSGNGWKVIEDNCVLNVIFNLLTQSQTINANSLPDFIAQLTTAATENSPAIAQSAATVQSIVTILNNIAEVSKGIKINRLVMENFLKVMDVIVSPNATGVWSNINSNSMKNSSSLLLNAVEQVTEALADDPLVITTGFLQLSRSVLSSAAAALAVNSTAEIFIPDTQIPGNNTVLTTVAFSNQSNFLPVRSKASFNDTSSKINAIVLLIKVKNATFNNISLTFDLINDNFTSPQCVFWNFNLFGVGGWDTSGCRPKYKSNGTVTCECNHLTSFSILMSPYVPEDEAKVLDFITYIGVGISMGSLVACLIIEILVWKSMTRTPTSYIHHVSVVNIAVCLLIADVWFIVGAAETARKHENPDACNAAVFFMHLFYLALFFWMLVSAAFFCRAVFAMTKVSKSTMRAISFSVGYVPPILIAVVTIAVTAPADNYLSENACWLRWDRSKTLLAFVVPALTIVAANLTILLAVIIKMLTRMGGKTSQVSEKHSLVLIGRCVAVLTPIFGLTWALGIGIVTDPGNYGLHVSFAFFNSLQGFFILLFGTLLDKKIRAAVSGKFSLASWTSNQSKTTSAGRSLTSRLDLFRLRLKRTYAYNTSGGTRSFPCSSGSQ; the protein is encoded by the exons ATGGCATTTTCTATGGTGTGGGCGATGACTGGCTTCCTCATGGTTCTGTGTGTCAAAGAACTGAACTCTCTG CTTTCCCACATATCCATGGACACAAGTATGAAACATCTGCTACACAAACGAGGAG TTAGCTCTGCACTGTTGCAGTTTGTCATTGAGGTGGAAATAATCGCTCCAGACAACGTAACAGAAGAACAGGTCAAGTCGTCTGTGAATGCGTCCAGCTTCCCCCTGAGAAACTCAAGCGAGATTTTAAGCGTGGACATTACCACAT TCTGCGCGTCCAACGGCTCTGTATTGCAGTGCCGGTGTCAACAGCAGTTCTTCTGGGGAGCAGACGTCTGCTCCAGATACGGGGTGTGTGATCAGATTTCTGGTGGAGCGTGCACATGCATCAATGGCATCTCTGCTGATGGGCACTTTTGTCAAAGTG ATGTTGATGAATGTGCTGTACAGCCATCCATATGTGGTCCAAACTCCAACTGCACCAACACAATTCTAAGCTACAACTGCTCATGTTTGAATGGATTCAATGTCAAGATACCAGGCTTTTCCATAAATAATGTCAATAACACGTGTCAAG ACATTGATGAATGTGCAGTAATACCATCAGTCTGTGGTCCGAACTCCAACTGCACCAACACTATTGGCAGCTACAACTGCTCATGTTTGAATGGATTCAGTGTCACATCGCCAGGCTTTTCCATAAATGTCAGTAACACGTGTCAAG aTGTGAATGAATGTGCAGTAATACCATCAGTCTGTGGTCCAAACTCCAACTGCACAAACACTATTGGCAGCTACACCTGCTCATGTTTGAATGGATTCAGTGTCACATCGCCAGACTTTTCCATAAATGTCAATAACATGTGTCAAG ATTTGAATGAATGTGCAGTAATACCATCAGTCTGTGGTCCAAACTCCTACTGCACCAACACTATTGGCAGCTACAACTGCTCATGTTTGAATGGATTCAGTGTCACATCGCCAGACTTTTCCCTAAATGTCAATAACACATGTCAAG ATGTGAATGAATGTGCAGTAATACCATCAGTCTGTGGTCCAAACTCCAACTGCACCAACACTATTGGCAGCTACAACTGCTCATGTTTGAATGGATTCAGTGTGACATCGCCAGACTTTTCCataaataatatcaataacACATGTCAAG ATGTGAATGAATGTGCAGTAATACCATCAGTCTGTGGTCCAAACTCCAACTGCACCAACACTATTGGCAGCTACAACTGCTCATGTTTGAATGGATTCAGTGTCACATCGCCAGACTTTTCCATAAATAATGTCAATAACACATGTCAAG ATGTGAATGAATGTGCAGTAATACCATCAGTCTGTGGTCCAAACTCCAACTGCACCAACACTATTGGCAGCTACACCTGCTCATGTTTGAATGGATTCAGTGTCACATCGCCAGACTTTTCCATAAATGTCAATAACATGTGTCAAG ATGTGAATGAATGTGCAGTAATACCATCAGTCTGTGGTCCAAACTCCAACTGCACCAACACTATTGGCAGCTACAACTGCTCATGTTTGAATGGATTCAGTGTGACATCGCCAGACTTTtccattaataatattaataacacatgTCAAG ATGTGAATGAATGTGCAGTAATACCATCAGTCTGTGGTCCAAACTCCAACTGCACCAACACTATTGGCAGCTACAACTGCTCATGTTTGAATGGATTCAGTGTGACATCGCCAGACTTTtccattaataatattaataacacatgTCAAG aTGTGAATGAATGTGCAGTAATACCATCAGTCTGTGGTCCAAACTCCAACTGCACCAACACTATTGGCAGCTACAACTGCTCATGTTTGAATGGATTCAGTGTCACATCGCCAGGCTTTTCCATAAATGTCAATAACACATGTCAAG aTGTGAATGAATGTGCAGTAATACCATCAGTCTGTGGTCCAAACTCCAGCTGCACCAACACTATTGGCAGCTACAACTGCTCATGTTTGAATGGATTCAGTGTCACATGGCCAGACTTTTCTATAAATAATGTCAATAACATGTGTCAAG ATGTGAATGAATGTGCAGTAATATCATCAGTCTGTGGTCCAAACTCCAACTGCACCAACACTATTGGCAGCTACAACTGCTCATGTTTGAATGGATTCAGTGTCACATCGCCAGACTTTTCCATAAATGTCAATAACATGTGTCAAG ATGTGAATGAATGTGCAGTAATACCATCAGTCTGTGGTCCAAACTCCAACTGCACCAACACTATTGGCAGCTACAACTGCTCATGTTTGAATGGATTTAGTGTGACATCGCCAGACTTTtccattaataatattaataacacatgTCAAG aTGTGAATGAATGTGCAGTAATACCATCAGTCTGTGGTCCAAACTCCAACTGCACCAACACTATTGGCAGCTACAACTGCTCATGTTTGAATGGATTCAGTGTCACATCGCCAGACTTTTCCATAAATGTCAATAACACGTGTCAAG aTGTGAATGAATGTGCAGTAATACCATCAGTCTGTGGTCCAAACTCCAACTGCACCAACACTATTGGCAGCTACAACTGCTCATGTTTGAATGGATTCAGTGTCACATGGCCAGACTTTTCTATAAATAATGTCAATAACATGTGTCAAG ATGTGAATGAATGTGCAGTAATACCATCAGTCTGTGGTCCAAACTCCAACTGCACCAACACTATTGGCAGCTACAACTGCTCATGTTTGAATGGATTCAGTGTCACATCGCCAGACTTTTCCATAAATGTCAATAACATGTGTCAAG ATGTGAATGAATGTGCAGTAATACCATCAGTCTGTGGTCCAAACTCCAACTGCACCAACACTATTGGCAGCTACAACTGCTCATGTTTGAATGGATTCAGTGTGACATTGCCAGACTTTTCCataaataatatcaataacACATGTCAAG aTGTGAATGAATGTGCAGTAATACCATCAGTCTGTGGTCCAAACTCCAACTGCACCAACACTATTGGCAGCTACAACTGCTCATGTTTGAATGGATTCAGTGTCACATCGCCAGACTTTTCCATAAATGTCAATAACACGTGTCAAG aTGTGAATGAATGTGCAGTAATACCATCAGTCTGTGGTCCAAACTCCAACTGCACCAACACTATTGGCAGCTACAACTGCTCATGTTTGAATGGATTCAGTGTCACATGGCCAGACTTTTCTATAAATAATGTCAATAACATGTGTCAAG atGTGAATGAATGTGCAGTAATACCATCAGTCTGTGGTCCAAACTCGAACTGCACCAACACTATTGGCAGCTACAACTGCTCATGTTTGAATGGATTCAGTGTGACATTGCCAGACTTTTCTATAAATAATGTCAATAACACATGTCAAG ATGTGAATGAATGTGCAGTAATACCATCAGTCTGTGGTCCAAACTCCCACTGCACCAACACTATTGGCAGCTACACCTGCTCATGTTTGAATGGATTCAGTGTGACATCGCCAGACTTTTCCATAAATGTCAATAACATGTGTCAAG atgtaaatgaatgtgCAGTGATACCATCAGTCTGTGGTCCTAACTCCAACTGCACCAACACTATTGGCAGCTACACCTGCTCATGTTTGAATGGATTCAGTGTCACATCACCAGGCTTTTCcataaataatgttaataacatGTGTCAAG CTAATCCTACACAAGCTCCCACTACATCGATCACATCAACTACTCCAAGTTACATAAGTATCAATATGCAGCTGACAATTAGCGAAGACTTTGATATGGACTTGAATGATGTCGGCACTTCAAAGTATAAGACCTATGCGAATGACATAATTAAAGCT GTTGAAGAAAGCTACAAAAACCACGCAGGCTACAGTCCGGGCACGGCGAAAGTCATAGGGTTCAG GGCCGGGAGTGTGGTGGCAGATATCTCAGTAAAGACCAGTAGCACAACTTATTTAATGAGTGCGAACGAAGGCGTGGCACAGAACCTTATAAAGGATGGTTACAATTTACCAGACAATCCACTAGCAGTGTCAG AACAAATCAATTTAAGAACAACGAATGGCTCAATATATCCTGAGCAGATTTTGACATTACGCTGTCCAACGGCGATGCCATCTAACTGGACCGTGAATGGGAAACCCATTCAAGCCACTCCCGATAAGTACGAAATAAATGGTGACGTCCTTACAGTGAAGGCGGTGGGCATAACTGATAATG CTCGCTATGCCTGCCAATCAGCAATGGATTCTGTACCTTTATTCCAGTGGCAGGCTGTTGGCGACATAAAACCTTTACCCAATATCCAAATCTATGCCACAACTCAATTATCATGCGATATTCGGACGATTGAGTTGCAGTGCTGCGCGGAATCTGGCTATGAAGTTGAATGGAGATCTTTTAACACAAGCG CAGGCCAGTGTGTCACCTATGGCTACCCGATTTCTGTGGATAAGTGTAGCAATGACACTTACTCTGAGAGCTTTGTCTGCCAGCTTAAGGACGGCTCCTTGAAGGACTTTGCTTACAGCTCCAGCCCGGTGACCTTGAAAATATTCAGCCGTGATGAAA AATTCACTTGTAACGATGATGCTTACGGTGTCGGGGAGAAGGGCGACACCATCAACGCGCCCTGTCAGCCGAATACGACCGGTAGCCGAACGGCAGTCTGCACTTCCGGGAACGGATGGAAGGTCATTGAGGACAACTGTGTGTTAAATGTGATCTTCAATTTGCTGACACAGTCACAG ACAATAAATGCCAACAGCCTTCCCGATTTCATCGCGCAGCTCACTACAGCGGCAACGGAGAACAGCCCGGCAATCGCACAGTCAGCCGCCACGGTTCAAAGTATCGTCACCATCCTGAACAATATTGCAGAAGTTTCCAAAGGCATCAAAATAAACAGACTGGTGATGGAG AACTTTCTGAAGGTTATGGATGTCATCGTGTCTCCAAATGCCACTGGCGTCTGGAGCAACATCAACTCCAACAGTATGAAGAATTCCAGCTCCTTGCTCCTGAACGCAGTGGAGCAGGTGACCGAGGCTCTCGCCGACGACCCTCTGGTGATAACGACGGGCTTCCTCCAGCTCAGCAGGTCCGTGCTGAGCTCAGCGGCAGCCGCTCTGGCCGTGAACTCGACTGCGGAGATCTTCATCCCCGACACGCAGATACCCGGCAACAACACAGTCCTCACCACCGTGGCCTTTTCCAACCAGAGCAACTTCCTCCCGGTCAGGAGCAAGGCGAGCTTCAACGACACAAGCAGCAAGATCAATGCAATCGTTCTTCTCATCAAGGTGAAGAACGCCACATTCAATAACATCtcgctgacctttgaccttattAATGACAACTTTACAAGTCCTCAGTGTGTATTTTGGAACTTCAATCTTTTTGGTGTCGGAGGGTGGGATACATCAGGCTGCCGGCCGAAGTACAAGTCCAACGGCACCGTCACCTGCGAGTGTAACCATCTGACGTCCTTCTCCATCCTCATGTCTCCATACGTCCCCGAGGATGAGGCCAAGGTGTTGGATTTCATAACCTACATCGGCGTTGGTATCTCAATGGGCAGCCTGGTTGCGTGTCTCATTATTGAGATCTTGGTTTGGAAGAGCATGACCAGGACTCCCACCTCCTACATACATCACGTGTCTGTGGTGAACATCGCCGTGTGTCTCCTGATTGCCGACGTGTGGTTTATCGTTGGAGCTGCGGAAACGGCGCGAAAGCACGAAAACCCCGACGCATGCAACGCTGCCGTGTTCTTCATGCACCTTTTCTACCTCGCCCTTTTCTTCTGGATGCTCGTCTCTGCCGCCTTCTTCTGCCGGGCGGTCTTCGCCATGACAAAGGTGTCTAAATCCACCATGAGGGCGATTTCCTTTTCTGTGGGCTATGTGCCCCCCATCCTTATTGCCGTGGTCACCATAGCAGTCACTGCCCCTGCAGACAATTATCTAAGCGAAAACGCCTGCTGGCTCAGGTGGGACAGAAGCAAGACCCTCTTGGCGTTTGTAGTCCCTGCCCTGACCATCGTGGCTGCAAATTTAACCATCCTGCTCGCGGTCATCATCAAAATGTTGACGAGGATGGGTGGGAAGACCAGCCAGGTCTCGGAAAAGCACTCCCTGGTGCTCATAGGCAGATGTGTGGCTGTTTTAACACCGATTTTTGGCCTGACCTGGGCACTTGGAATTGGGATTGTGACTGACCCAGGAAACTATGGCCTCCATGTTTCATTTGCCTTCTTCAATTCGTTGCAG GGTTTCTTTATATTGCTGTTTGGAACGCTTTTAGACAAGAAG ATTCGGGCAGCTGTATCGGGAAAGTTCAGCCTTGCGTCTTGGACCTCAAACCAAAGCAAG ACCACAAGTGCTGGAAGGTCATTAACAAGCCGACTGGACCTCTTCAGATTGAGATTGAAAAGAACGT atgctTACAACACCTCTGGTGGGACCAGAAGCTTTCCATGTTCTTCGGGCTCTCAGTAG